One Phoenix dactylifera cultivar Barhee BC4 chromosome 14, palm_55x_up_171113_PBpolish2nd_filt_p, whole genome shotgun sequence DNA window includes the following coding sequences:
- the LOC103706030 gene encoding acyl carrier protein 2, mitochondrial-like yields MQAARNAFLLVRSFPPPAAPRWFPAGSRRVSSQDSAAAMLLEKQEVTDRVLDLLRSCPFIDPSKVSPTANFKIDLQLDMLDNVQVMVAAEEEFAVEIPNSEADKISSAAHLIAYIAAHPQAK; encoded by the exons ATGCAAGCGGCGAGGAACGCTTTCCTTCTCGTGAGATCGTTCCCTCCTCCAGCGGCGCCGAGATGGTTTCCGGCGGGATCGAGGAGGGTTTCCTCCCAAGATTCGGCGGCGGCCATGTTATTGGAGAAGCAGGAGGTCACTGATCGAGTCCTCGATCTCCTCAGATCCTGCCCCTTCATCGATCCCTCCAAG GTGAGCCCAACTGCAAATTTTAAGATCGATCTGCAGTTGGATATGCTGGACAATGTGCAAGTTATGGTGGCTGCAGAAGAGGAATTTGCAGTTGAAATTCCCAACAGTGAGGCCGACAAAATCTCATCTGCTGCTCATCTCATCGCCTACATTGCAGCCCATCCACAAGCCAAATAA
- the LOC103706035 gene encoding R3H domain-containing protein 2-like yields the protein MEGSAEDPGEWELADVDDSMFRLMLSSKKSSDSSTPPPSTAGDFAEEAPPLPDSVASSSSSGLAERRRGPSEEVLSQVDQFLREALEKPRERLSILRMEQDIEKFICDHTQRELEFKDLPTSYLRLAAHRLAQHFYLQSIAMSDTIMPDGSGSRIVLHKTSDCRFPPVRLADIPVNLPQEDANNAINFAIKRRPQKESVITSGNTCSSKTNLTKSVEQRKEEYNKARARIFNSNGGGVGMVKTEGEPNLQDSFQHRFLESARSDGKSTVEQSETNPGRALSDSSIGSNRSNRNRADKEPAVGKYRTSNRVAIFRDREVDRKDPDYDRSYDRYTQRFDPGFGFSGGPYLMQPMFSPAVNYNTEFPQLGSSHRPQIPIEHQPRHIPQHLRGPWSATSGPSAISYGHPDGMMASFNANQVGAPSTSSVYMHSSQYSDPPCPRMSFVHYHEHVQPFAQTPQQQAEANSGLARSR from the exons ATGGAGGGCTCTGCGGAGGACCCCGGAGAGTGGGAGCTGGCGGACGTGGACGACAGCATGTTCCGCCTGATGCTCTCCTCCAAGAAGAGCTCCGATTCTTCgactccgccgccgtcgacggCGGGGGATTTCGCCGAGGAGGCGCCGCCGCTGCCAGATTCCGTTGCCTCGTCCTCCTCTTCTGGTTTGGCCGAGCGCCGAAGGGGGCCGTCGGAAGAGGTGCTGAGCCAAGTGGATCAGTTTCTCAGAGAGGCTTTGGAGAAACCGCGGGAACGGCTTTCGA TTTTGCGGATGGAACAAGATATAGAGAAGTTCATCTGCGATCATACTCAACGGGAGCTGGAGTTTAAGGACCTTCCAACTTCCTATCTACGATTGGCAGCACACCGTCTGGCCCAACATTTCTACCTGCAATCAATTGCCATGTCAGACACCATTATGCCTGATGGATCTGGTTCTCGAATTGTGCTTCACAAAACTTCTGATTGTCGATTCCCTCCAGTTAGGCTTGCAGATATTCCTGTCAATTTGCCACAGGAAGATGCCAATAATGCCATTAATTTTGCAATCAAGCGGAGGCCACAAAAAGAGTCAGTTATTACGAGTGGAAATACCTGTTCGTCTAAGACAAACCTCACAAAAAGTGTTGAACAAAGAAAAGAGGAGTACAACAAGGCACGAGCTCGAATATTTAACAGTAATGGTGGTGGTGTTGGAATGGTAAAGACAGAAGGTGAACCAAACTTGCAAGATAGCTTCCAACATCGCTTCTTGGAATCAGCAAGATCAGATGGGAAATCTACAGTTGAACAATCTGAAACTAATCCTGGAAGGGCTTTGAGTGACTCTTCTATAGGTAGCAATAGATCAAACAGAAATAGGGCAGATAAAGAGCCTGCTGTCGGTAAATACAGAACTAGCAATAGAGTGGCCATTTTCCGTGATCGCGAGGTGGATCGCAAGGATCCTGACTATGATCGGAGTTATGATAG GTATACGCAAAGGTTTGACCCTGGATTTGGATTTAGTGGAGGACCTTATCTCATGCAGCCTATGTTTTCCCCTGCTGTTAACTATAATACTGAATTTCCTCAACTTGGATCAAGTCACAGGCCTCAAATTCCTATTGAACACCAACCTAGGCACATTCCTCAACATCTGCGGGGACCTTGGTCAGCGACATCAGGACCTTCTGCAATTAGCTATGGTCATCCTGATGGTATGATGGCATCATTTAATGCTAATCAAGTTGGGGCACCCTCAACATCATCAGTTTACATGCATTCTTCCCAATACTCCGATCCCCCCTGTCCTCGAATGTCATTTGTCCATTACCATGAACATGTTCAACCTTTTGCACAG ACTCCTCAGCAGCAGGCTGAAGCAAATTCTGGGTTGGCCCGGTCCCGCTAA
- the LOC103706040 gene encoding sialyltransferase-like protein 1, with product MKRSLRFPFFLFLLLIALATALSCCRTLGRLGLPSDPLPMPPPLGAAASLNETIVLVSATAAGDVALERDVDDLLSSTFSSSTTSGGRYLSISLRRRPALPDDGRPLSLARLRFPARLPLSAIHRRILPEFRRALRRWSLLRRRFQPEVMSELLALIKRPIDLHFGYPDTGRPYATCAVVGNSGILLNSDHGDLIDGHDLVIRLNNAFTQGYIRKVGGKTSLAFINSNILHLCARRDGCFCHPYGDFVPILIYICQPAHFLDYAICNASHRAPLLVTDARLDVLCARIVEFYSLKQFVKATGRPLEEWRKAHDERTFHYSTGMQAVVLALGICDRVSVFGFGKSAKAKHHYHTNQKAELDLHDYEAEYAFYRDLVQRPQVIPFLNDTGFKVPPVVFYH from the coding sequence CCCTCGCCACCGCCCTCAGCTGCTGCCGGACTCTCGGCCGCCTCGGCCTGCCCTCCGATCCCCTCCCCATGCCGCCGCCGCTTGGCGCCGCCGCTTCCCTCAACGAAACCATCGTCCTCGTCTCCGCCACTGCCGCCGGCGATGTGGCGCTGGAGAGAGACGTCGACGACCTCCTCTCCAgcaccttctcctcctccaccacctccGGCGGCCGCTACCTCTCCATCTCCCTCCGCCGCCGGCCGGCCCTCCCGGACGACGGCCGCCCACTGTCCCTCGCCAGGCTCCGCTTCCCCGCCCGTCTCCCCCTCTCGGCGATCCATCGTCGCATCCTCCCGGAGTTCCGCCGCGCTCTCCGTCGCTGGTCCCTCCTCCGCCGGCGCTTCCAGCCGGAGGTCATGTCGGAGCTCCTCGCCCTCATCAAACGCCCCATCGACCTCCACTTCGGCTACCCGGACACCGGCCGGCCCTACGCCACCTGCGCCGTCGTCGGCAACAGCGGCATCCTCCTCAATTCCGACCACGGCGACCTGATCGACGGCCACGATCTCGTGATCCGCCTCAACAACGCCTTCACCCAGGGCTATATCCGGAAAGTCGGCGGCAAGACCTCTCTTGCATTCATCAACAGCAACATCCTCCACCTCTGTGCTCGGAGGGACGGCTGCTTCTGCCACCCTTACGGCGACTTCGTCCCGATCCTCATCTACATTTGCCAGCCGGCGCATTTCCTCGACTACGCCATCTGCAACGCCTCTCACAGGGCTCCATTGCTCGTCACCGATGCCCGGCTCGACGTCCTCTGTGCCCGAATTGTCGAATTTTATTCCTTGAAGCAGTTCGTGAAGGCGACCGGGAGGCCGCTGGAGGAGTGGAGGAAAGCTCACGACGAGAGGACGTTCCATTACTCGACGGGGATGCAGGCTGTTGTGCTTGCTTTGGGAATTTGCGATCGAGTTAGTGTTTTTGGATTCGGCAAATCGGCCAAGGCGAAGCACCATTACCATACCAACCAGAAGGCGGAGCTGGACTTGCATGATTACGAGGCTGAGTATGCCTTTTACCGGGATTTGGTCCAGAGGCCGCAGGTAATACCTTTCCTTAATGATACAGGGTTTAAGGTCCCTCCAGTGGTTTTCTATCATTGA